A genomic stretch from Cellulomonas sp. KRMCY2 includes:
- a CDS encoding phosphotransferase enzyme family protein, with product MGARHRPVSLIAVSENATFLIREAGRPVAVTRVARPGYLTDAAAFESEVAWVTALSDAGVVRVPQGVATTAGPAVAVIQDDRGVRWSCVTYSYATGDILEDITDPVPYYRQIGRTTAMLHDHAVVWSRPGWFRRHSWELSDMVGPTCRWGRWEEAGLGRAERTVLAAAQTAALDAMAEAPRSAQDWGLIHADLRPSNILVDEDDQLTVIDFDDCGSTWFLYDFASALTFMEHTDDAPTMAKEWVDGYAEVRPLSRADERLGCALSMIRRLQMLGWTTTHREDALPPALWLAQREGTVAVAQSYLRSATWLLD from the coding sequence GTGGGGGCTCGACACCGTCCGGTGAGCCTGATCGCCGTCTCGGAGAACGCCACCTTCCTGATCCGGGAGGCCGGTCGGCCGGTGGCCGTGACCCGGGTCGCACGTCCCGGGTACCTGACCGACGCGGCAGCCTTCGAGTCGGAGGTCGCCTGGGTCACCGCACTGTCCGACGCCGGCGTCGTCCGCGTCCCGCAGGGCGTCGCCACCACTGCCGGACCGGCCGTCGCCGTCATCCAGGACGACCGCGGCGTGCGCTGGTCGTGCGTGACGTACTCCTACGCAACCGGCGACATCCTCGAGGACATCACCGACCCGGTGCCCTACTACCGGCAGATCGGCCGCACCACGGCGATGCTGCACGACCACGCCGTCGTCTGGTCGCGACCCGGCTGGTTCCGTCGGCACAGCTGGGAGCTGAGCGACATGGTCGGGCCGACGTGCCGCTGGGGGCGTTGGGAGGAGGCGGGCCTCGGCCGCGCCGAACGCACGGTGCTCGCGGCCGCGCAGACCGCAGCCCTGGATGCGATGGCCGAGGCACCGCGCTCGGCCCAGGACTGGGGCCTGATCCACGCCGACCTGCGCCCGTCGAACATCCTCGTCGACGAGGACGACCAGCTCACGGTGATCGACTTCGACGACTGCGGCTCGACGTGGTTCCTCTACGACTTCGCCTCGGCGCTGACCTTCATGGAGCACACCGATGACGCCCCCACCATGGCCAAGGAGTGGGTCGACGGGTACGCCGAGGTCCGGCCGCTCTCCCGTGCCGACGAGCGGCTCGGCTGCGCGCTGTCGATGATCCGTCGGCTGCAGATGCTCGGCTGGACGACGACCCACCGCGAGGACGCGCTGCCCCCCGCCCTGTGGCTGGCGCAGCGCGAGGGGACCGTCGCCGTCGCCCAGAGCTACCTGCGCTCGGCGACATGGCTGCTGGACTGA
- a CDS encoding HAD family phosphatase, giving the protein MAAGLTPRTGLDPRTGGVLPDRHQLPTGRSARRPAAVLVDLDGTLIDSEPLWSAAAGAIAVAHGGPWSTADDDLVVGWSVPAVAAYLRGRGVRQSTGAIVAALHEGVAAGLSGAVPWRPGALDLLRTLRETGVPCALVTMTYRSLASLVLRAAPTGSFAVVVAGDDVDRPKPDPQAYLRAAGLLRVAPDDCWAVEDSPTGTAAALASGALTFAVDPAQRLPAALTADPGLRVVAGLEPVIRSLAVGQGR; this is encoded by the coding sequence ATGGCTGCTGGACTGACCCCGCGGACCGGACTCGACCCGCGCACCGGAGGCGTGCTGCCCGACCGGCACCAGCTGCCCACCGGACGCTCGGCGCGACGGCCCGCCGCCGTCCTGGTCGACCTCGACGGCACCCTGATCGACTCCGAGCCGTTGTGGTCCGCGGCTGCCGGCGCGATCGCCGTGGCGCACGGCGGACCCTGGTCGACGGCCGACGACGACCTCGTGGTGGGCTGGTCGGTGCCGGCCGTCGCCGCCTACCTGCGCGGACGCGGGGTCCGGCAGAGCACCGGCGCGATCGTCGCGGCACTGCACGAGGGTGTCGCTGCGGGCCTGTCGGGAGCGGTCCCCTGGCGACCCGGGGCGCTGGACCTGCTCAGGACCCTGCGCGAGACGGGTGTGCCGTGCGCCCTGGTGACCATGACCTACCGGTCCCTGGCCTCCCTGGTGCTCCGGGCCGCGCCCACCGGCTCGTTCGCGGTCGTCGTGGCCGGGGACGACGTCGACCGTCCGAAGCCCGATCCGCAGGCGTACCTGAGGGCGGCGGGGCTCCTCCGCGTCGCACCGGACGACTGCTGGGCGGTGGAGGACTCCCCGACCGGGACGGCTGCCGCGCTCGCCTCGGGCGCGCTGACCTTCGCCGTCGACCCCGCGCAGAGGCTGCCGGCCGCACTGACGGCCGATCCGGGTCTTCGAGTCGTGGCCGGCCTCGAACCGGTCATCCGATCCCTCGCCGTCGGTCAGGGTCGCTGA
- a CDS encoding type II toxin-antitoxin system VapC family toxin: protein MTRYLLDTNVISELRRSRPRPAVEAWFEGIGRADVVLSAVTLGEIHQGIVRLGRRDPDQAAVLADWLGRLERGYSDRILPVTVAVARRWAELNAVRPLPVIDSLIAATAIEHGAVLATRNVRDLAGVDVTMVNPFDDQRP, encoded by the coding sequence GTGACGCGCTACCTGCTGGACACCAACGTCATCTCCGAGCTGCGACGGTCGCGGCCCCGTCCGGCGGTCGAGGCGTGGTTCGAGGGCATCGGCCGGGCCGACGTCGTCCTGAGCGCCGTGACACTCGGCGAGATCCACCAGGGCATCGTGCGGCTCGGTCGTCGTGACCCGGATCAGGCAGCGGTCCTCGCCGACTGGCTCGGTCGGCTCGAGCGCGGCTACTCCGACCGGATCCTGCCGGTGACGGTGGCAGTGGCCCGACGGTGGGCCGAGCTCAACGCCGTGCGCCCGCTTCCGGTCATCGACAGCCTGATCGCCGCGACCGCCATCGAGCACGGAGCGGTGCTCGCGACCCGGAACGTCCGCGACCTGGCGGGCGTCGACGTGACGATGGTCAACCCGTTCGACGATCAGCGACCCTGA
- a CDS encoding NUDIX hydrolase has translation MEWQTFGERTVYDSPWMRVALVDVDVPGHGRFEHHVLRMPAQAAGTVVHDPERGLLLLRRHRFITDTWGWEIPAGRIEPGETPMDAATRETLEETGWRPGPLQPLCTFHPSNGTSDQTFHVFVAHGATLVGDPSDPAEAESIAWVPVADLRLLVRDGGFSNGLSLTAVLRFLLDLG, from the coding sequence ATGGAGTGGCAGACGTTCGGTGAGCGCACCGTCTATGACAGCCCGTGGATGCGGGTCGCGCTCGTCGACGTGGACGTGCCCGGTCACGGACGCTTCGAGCACCACGTGCTGCGGATGCCGGCACAGGCTGCGGGGACCGTGGTCCACGACCCGGAGCGCGGGCTGCTGCTCCTGAGACGGCACCGATTCATCACGGACACCTGGGGCTGGGAGATCCCGGCCGGCCGGATCGAGCCGGGTGAGACGCCGATGGACGCCGCCACGCGGGAGACGCTCGAGGAGACCGGCTGGCGACCCGGTCCGCTGCAACCGCTGTGCACGTTCCACCCGTCCAACGGCACGAGCGACCAGACGTTCCACGTCTTCGTCGCGCACGGCGCCACGCTGGTCGGCGACCCGTCGGACCCCGCCGAGGCGGAGAGCATCGCCTGGGTACCCGTCGCCGACCTGCGGCTGCTGGTACGCGATGGCGGGTTCTCGAACGGGCTCTCGCTCACTGCGGTGCTCAGGTTCCTGCTCGACCTCGGCTGA
- a CDS encoding ABC transporter ATP-binding protein, translating to MTDIQLRALTKRYGPITAVEDLTFTARAGTVTGFLGPNGAGKTTALRALLGLARPTSGTALIGGRPYAEIPDPTRTVGAVLGPDAFHTGRTGRAHLEVLAIAAGLPMSRVDEVLELVDLTSAAGRRVGGWSLGMRQRLALAAALLGDPEVLVCDEPANGLDPEGIAWMRALLRGLADDGRTVLMSSHLLAEVTRTVDRIVLISGGRLRFDGPLDDLLAQAGAEGDLESAFLELTGSVTA from the coding sequence GTGACCGACATCCAGCTCCGAGCGCTGACCAAGAGATACGGACCGATCACCGCGGTCGAGGACCTGACCTTCACGGCCCGGGCCGGGACCGTGACCGGGTTCCTCGGCCCGAACGGTGCGGGCAAGACGACGGCGCTGCGCGCCCTGCTCGGCCTCGCCCGCCCCACCTCCGGGACCGCACTCATCGGCGGCCGGCCCTACGCCGAGATCCCCGATCCCACCCGGACGGTCGGCGCCGTCCTCGGCCCCGACGCCTTCCACACCGGACGCACCGGGCGTGCGCACCTCGAGGTGCTCGCCATCGCGGCCGGCCTGCCGATGTCCCGCGTCGACGAGGTGCTCGAGCTCGTCGACCTCACCTCCGCCGCCGGTCGACGGGTCGGCGGCTGGTCCCTCGGCATGCGCCAGCGCCTGGCGCTGGCCGCCGCCCTCCTCGGCGACCCGGAGGTGCTCGTCTGCGACGAGCCGGCCAACGGGCTCGACCCGGAGGGCATCGCCTGGATGCGGGCGCTGCTCCGCGGGCTGGCCGATGACGGCCGCACCGTCCTGATGTCGAGCCACCTGCTCGCCGAGGTCACCCGGACCGTGGACCGGATCGTGCTGATCAGCGGCGGCCGGCTCCGGTTCGACGGACCGCTGGACGACCTGCTCGCGCAGGCCGGCGCCGAGGGCGACCTCGAGTCGGCGTTCCTCGAGCTCACCGGGTCGGTGACGGCATGA
- a CDS encoding ABC transporter permease subunit encodes MNRLIRAELHKLRTTRSTWWLLLAQIGLVALLVTGAVLSSAITEVALETPEGLRTALSHGGVPALLALIVGITAIAGEYRQGTIAGTFLVTPKRSRVVAAKLVAFGSVGLVSGLLSAGMTLAATAAWMAARDVAFEPTSRVVILALVGIVLWNVLYALMGVALGGLLRAVPTAIGISVVWLMLVENAVVALAPDVARWLPATAAAGLVGSPAPDLLSRTAGGLALAAWTLALVVLAARVTDRRDVA; translated from the coding sequence ATGAACCGCCTGATCCGCGCCGAGCTCCACAAGCTCCGCACGACCCGCTCGACGTGGTGGCTGCTGCTGGCCCAGATCGGCCTGGTGGCGCTCCTCGTGACGGGCGCCGTGCTCTCCAGCGCCATCACGGAGGTGGCCCTGGAGACCCCGGAGGGCCTCCGGACGGCGCTGTCGCACGGCGGTGTCCCCGCCCTGCTCGCACTCATCGTCGGGATCACCGCGATCGCCGGCGAGTACCGGCAGGGGACGATCGCCGGGACCTTCCTCGTCACACCGAAGCGGTCGCGCGTCGTGGCCGCCAAGCTCGTCGCGTTCGGCTCGGTCGGGCTCGTCTCGGGGCTGCTCAGCGCGGGCATGACGCTGGCCGCGACGGCGGCGTGGATGGCCGCACGTGACGTCGCCTTCGAGCCGACGTCACGGGTCGTCATCCTCGCCCTGGTCGGGATCGTGCTGTGGAACGTCCTGTACGCGCTGATGGGCGTGGCGCTGGGCGGCCTGCTGCGGGCCGTGCCGACGGCGATCGGGATCTCCGTCGTGTGGCTCATGCTCGTCGAGAACGCCGTCGTGGCGCTCGCGCCCGACGTCGCCCGGTGGCTGCCGGCGACCGCAGCGGCAGGTCTGGTCGGGAGCCCCGCCCCCGACCTGCTCTCGCGGACGGCAGGCGGCCTCGCCCTGGCGGCGTGGACCCTGGCGCTGGTCGTGCTGGCCGCCCGCGTCACCGACCGGCGGGACGTCGCGTGA